TGGGTAGACCGGTGGAGCCGTGGAGGGCGAAGACTGAGGCGAAAAAGGTCAAAAgcgcaaaacaaaaaaaaataaatttagaatGCAATGGTGGGGTCCACCGTCCTCAGTCTTGACGGCTGTCACCTCACAGACACAGAACGGCCTGTGTTCCCTAACAACCAAAATACGTGACGTGGCTACATCTGAACCAACCCTATCACTTTACTGTTTACCTCTCTTGCCAACCCTCCAATCTCCGTCAATTCCTTTTCCGGTGGTTTGTTCAGTGTCGCCGGCGAGTAAGTTACCTGAGTTGAAGCGGTTTGGAGTTTTAACTCTGATCGAACGAAGCAGAGGAATCTGGTGAGGTCTGAACTCTGAACTCGGAGATTTGCAGATATCACAGAACTCATTCCTGTCGCCTGCCTGATTTCTTtcggtcatttttttttatctcgaCTCTGGAAAGACACAGCAACGTTCTGTTCCTCTGCTTCACAACACTCCCAATTTCTACATTTTATTGGATTAATCTTGGTTGCTTTCTGATCCTTCTACGCTTCTGTTCATGTGTCAGCTTTCCAGCAAGGGTATCGGCCGCAGAATCatattcctctctctttctctttctttctgcgTGTCTCTATCTGTCTTTGTGTTACTCCAGGTCCAAGAAAACTTTCAGTTTCATTGTATTTGCTTGAGAACAAAAACAAGGCTGATATGTGAACTGTGATGTGAAAATGAAAGGAAACCTCAACAAGAAATCCAGCAAATCttatcaaaagaagaagaagaaaagcgaCTTTGATTTTACACGTtcacagagaaagagaagagatgatCTGCAAATGTGTAAGAACAGAGAGGACAGTTCGCCAGTTGAAAATtcgagataaaaaaaaaaaacgaatcaTCAGAGACAGCAATCGTCCAATCCCTTTCTGCATATTTCCTCTCAACTCTTCCACGATTTCAATGTCTCCGATTCCGTGCGATTCCTTTCTGAATCCTTCTCCTCCCAAAGCTGCCCTGCCATTCCTTTCTTTgctcccttttgttttttcgttttttgtctttctttattATTCCTATTACTTTGGAGCTAAAATACGATTTGCACTTAGCGTACATTAGCAATTGCAGCGCATATTAGCGCTTTTCCATCCTGCTTAATCCGTTTTTTAATCATGATTATTTGTTTATCATTtaaacagaaaggaaaaacattATCTGAAGGATTGCCGGAAACTTTCAGTAACCTGTCGGTGGGAGTTGCCCGAAAAAGGTGAAAGCCAAAGCTCAGactcagaaagagagagagagagactggaAACAGTTTCGGACCTTTCGGGTTTCTTTATTAAAATGGGATTTACGAAAAATTATTACACTTTTGTTTGCagtaacagagagagagagagagagaggtagtagtagtagttaaTATTAGTATGTAATTCTGTATAGTGGAACTGTAgaacattaaaaagaaaaaggacgcAGAGGCCAAAGAAACTTCTGTTCTAAATCAACAAAACCACTACTCCATCCAGGCTCCAGCAGCTCTATTGGCCTTTGATTGTGTCTCTGTGTCAGTCACtgcccttctctctctttttctcttgctGGGTTTCAAATAAGCTCTACTTGTGAACTCTTTCCTCTTCATGCCCTTTTCATGCTTTCTTGTAATCTCTAAGATACCTTTGTTGTTAGAATTTTAATGTCTACGCCCTTAGAACATGATTACATAGGCTTATCAGAGGTTTCTCCTACCATGGAAAACTCTGAgaagatctcttcttcttcctctactgtTTCCTCCGAGCTGGATGACAAGAGCAATACTCTCAACCTTAAGGAGACTGAGCTCAGGCTTGGCTTGCCTGGTTCTGAATCCCCTGAGAGGAAATTTGGAGGTGGGGTTTCCCTTCCTGGGAAGGGTGTCGATGACAAGAGCTCTTACTCGCTTGGTGTGCTCAAGACTCTTGTTTCTGGGGCTAAGAGGGGTTTCTCCGACGCCATTGACGGCTCTGGGAAATGGGTTTTCTCTGGGAACGCTGGATCTGAGGTTGATTTGAGCAAAGGAGGAGCTGTGTTGTTCTCTCCTAGAGGTGGGAATGGTGGGAAGTCTCTCCCTGTTTTAGAGAGTACTGGTCAGCAGCCGGGTATGGCCACTTCTGTGCTGAAAGACGTTGTCCCAGCGTCGCCAAAACCTGTGCAAGACAAGAAACCTCAGATATCTGCTGCAAATGACCATGGGATGGCTCCTGCTTCTAAGTAAGAACTCTCCCCAACCATTTGgaaattttcataatttctGTTCAATTTTAACGGTTCTTGGCTCTGATTTTTTGTTCacttctcctcctcccccccccccccccctctctcccttcttccattTGACTGGTTTCGTCTGTCCGAGGTCCTCCTCTTAACGGGTTTAAATTTTGTTAATGGAATAATACATGGCTTTACATGCTTTACTTATGCGTGTTTGCTGGTCGATGCTTCGATCTGCATATCAgaagtgtcttttttttttttttcttcaaattttgatttgtttggGCGTAATTCTTCATTTTATTAGTCAATTTGCACTGATACTAGTTTATTGAGGAATTTGTTTCCATTATGGGATTCAGAAATTATCTTAATATTCAAGAGTGGGCTACGCCTTAAGTATTTTCCTTGAACCGCTCTCtccttttccattcttctttccTAGAACATGTTCAGGCTCCTGTCCTTGTGCTCTGGTTTTTTCAACTTGAAAGCTTCTACTGCAAAAATTCTCATGAATTTCTGTGTCtattttcatataaatatattttaattctagattttaaaatttttggggTAGTTTCATATTAAGATTGTttagttatttgtttcttttgagaACAGGGCCCAGGTTGTAGGATGGCCTCCAATTCGATCATTCCGGAAGAACACCATGGCTAGCAGCCCAGCAAAGACAGGTGTTGACGCTGAGGGGAAGGGTTCAGGGTGTCTTTATGTTAAGGTTAGCATGGATGGTGCTCCATACTTGAGGAAAGTTGACCTCAAAATCTACAGCAACTATACCGAACTTTCGACCGCCCTTGAGAAGATGTTCAGCTGCTTTACCATTGGTaaatttctctctccctctcaattttatttttccactgtATTAAGTAAAAGCTTGTATACGTAATTTTTTGCCCaaataatgaattttttttgtagaaCAAATTCGAACGTGACATTTAAAACAGAGTAATTGCTAGTGGATATGGCATATTCGTTTTGTTTTATAATCTTAATGCTAAAGAACAAGGATTTTTCAATTATACTTGCTTCAAGAAAAAAGGGTGAATATCTTTTAGGAATTTGGATTGagttttgcttctttttctgcCTGAGTTTGGAGAACTCTAATTTGTATGAGACTTCAAGGATATAATTAAAGCTGCTACATTCAGTTTACAGATGATGGCAGTGGGATTCAAAACTCTGTTGATATAGTCCCTCAGATTCATTCTCTTGCTTTCaatctatttctcttctttcttattttaagTCATGAGATTCTTTATTGATTTTTAGTCTCTAAAGCAGAGGTTAATTCATGTTCATGTGATCCAGGTCAGTGTGGTTCTCATGGAGTCCCAGGCCGAGATGGGCTTAGCGAGAGTAGATTGATGGATCTCATCCATGGTTCTGAATATGTGCTCACTTATGAAG
The nucleotide sequence above comes from Telopea speciosissima isolate NSW1024214 ecotype Mountain lineage chromosome 3, Tspe_v1, whole genome shotgun sequence. Encoded proteins:
- the LOC122655858 gene encoding auxin-responsive protein IAA27-like; amino-acid sequence: MSTPLEHDYIGLSEVSPTMENSEKISSSSSTVSSELDDKSNTLNLKETELRLGLPGSESPERKFGGGVSLPGKGVDDKSSYSLGVLKTLVSGAKRGFSDAIDGSGKWVFSGNAGSEVDLSKGGAVLFSPRGGNGGKSLPVLESTGQQPGMATSVLKDVVPASPKPVQDKKPQISAANDHGMAPASKAQVVGWPPIRSFRKNTMASSPAKTGVDAEGKGSGCLYVKVSMDGAPYLRKVDLKIYSNYTELSTALEKMFSCFTIGQCGSHGVPGRDGLSESRLMDLIHGSEYVLTYEDKDGDWMLVGDVPWEMFTDSCKRLRIMKGSDAIGLAPRAMEKCKNRN